From Psychrobacillus sp. FSL K6-2836, a single genomic window includes:
- a CDS encoding GTP pyrophosphokinase yields MGQWDRFLEPYKQAVSELKVKLKGMRAQFERDNTNSPIEFVTGRVKPLASIYDKSLEKGIVFEPSDTLAQEIPDIAGLRMMCQFVDDIETVVGLLRDRNDIRIVEERDYISHKKQSGYRSYHVIIEYPVQTIHGEINILAEIQIRTLAMNFWASIEHSLNYKYKGIFPEEIKKRLQYAAEAAFRLDEEMSLIRGEIQEAQKYFSENKELSHPSLRESTNEREGT; encoded by the coding sequence ATGGGGCAATGGGATCGCTTTTTAGAGCCGTACAAGCAGGCAGTTTCAGAGTTAAAAGTAAAACTAAAAGGAATGCGAGCGCAGTTTGAGAGAGATAATACAAATTCACCTATAGAATTTGTGACAGGTCGTGTCAAACCTTTGGCAAGTATTTATGATAAATCACTAGAAAAAGGAATAGTATTTGAGCCTTCCGATACGTTGGCACAGGAAATTCCTGATATTGCAGGCTTACGAATGATGTGTCAATTTGTAGACGATATTGAAACAGTCGTAGGATTATTACGTGATAGAAATGATATAAGAATCGTCGAGGAGCGAGATTATATTTCACACAAAAAACAAAGTGGGTATAGATCCTACCATGTGATTATTGAATATCCAGTTCAAACAATTCACGGGGAGATTAATATTCTTGCTGAAATACAAATACGTACATTAGCTATGAATTTCTGGGCATCCATTGAGCATTCATTGAATTACAAATATAAAGGAATCTTCCCAGAAGAGATAAAAAAAAGACTTCAATATGCAGCAGAAGCAGCATTTCGTCTTGATGAAGAAATGTCTCTAATTCGAGGGGAAATTCAAGAAGCACAAAAATACTTTAGTGAAAATAAGGAACTTTCTCATCCAAGTCTCCGTGAATCGACAAACGAAAGAGAGGGCACATAA
- a CDS encoding CYTH domain-containing protein — MQIEKEIEFKNLLTKQEFELLVSFFQVDQKDFRSQTNYYFDTQDNFFKDNGMGFRLRVLRDQNELTLKQPIEKHVMEENTVHVSDQERDAIINQTAFPSIPFLEQFNLLSPLKCIGILQTNRVQIPFKSGTLFLDHSIYSQIEDFEIEYESSDVKYGEKVFNDLLVSHNIPIRHTDKKIARLVKYNNKLKG, encoded by the coding sequence ATGCAAATCGAAAAAGAAATAGAGTTTAAAAATTTATTAACAAAGCAAGAATTTGAGCTTTTAGTATCCTTTTTTCAAGTAGATCAAAAGGACTTTCGCTCCCAAACAAATTACTACTTTGACACGCAAGATAACTTTTTTAAGGACAATGGGATGGGATTCCGTCTACGCGTATTAAGAGATCAAAATGAGCTTACGCTTAAACAGCCGATTGAAAAACATGTAATGGAAGAGAATACAGTACATGTGTCTGATCAAGAAAGGGACGCTATTATCAACCAAACCGCTTTTCCTTCTATTCCCTTTCTTGAGCAATTTAATCTTCTTTCTCCTTTAAAATGCATCGGTATCCTGCAAACAAATCGTGTACAGATACCTTTTAAAAGTGGAACGTTATTTTTAGATCATTCCATTTATAGTCAAATAGAGGATTTTGAGATAGAATATGAGAGTAGTGATGTAAAATATGGAGAAAAAGTGTTTAATGATTTGTTAGTTTCACATAATATCCCTATTCGACACACAGATAAAAAAATTGCTCGCCTTGTGAAATATAACAACAAGTTGAAAGGTTGA
- a CDS encoding UPF0738 family protein: protein MDRKERFILPITYNVHSGIQLENDIRFTLEVLPNNHHIKPAGQMITDSDSIAFIYLLEDETGYHYLKFGQEVWPLLVNTLKAVEDPLLQIGEKELTLHGFKEELDMLIFNIEGNDNYGADFSKAVEEAFREILQA from the coding sequence ATGGACAGAAAGGAACGATTTATTTTGCCTATTACTTATAATGTGCATAGTGGTATTCAATTAGAAAATGATATACGTTTTACACTAGAGGTATTACCTAACAATCATCATATAAAACCGGCTGGTCAAATGATTACTGATTCGGATTCAATTGCTTTTATCTACTTATTAGAGGATGAGACTGGTTATCATTATTTAAAGTTTGGTCAAGAGGTTTGGCCATTGCTCGTCAATACTTTAAAAGCGGTAGAAGACCCATTGTTGCAAATTGGTGAAAAAGAGCTGACTCTACATGGCTTTAAAGAAGAGCTAGACATGCTTATTTTCAATATTGAAGGTAATGACAACTATGGTGCTGATTTCTCCAAAGCAGTGGAAGAGGCATTTAGAGAGATTTTACAAGCATAG
- a CDS encoding lytic transglycosylase domain-containing protein, which yields MDINAMQSLGSVQSSQTNSSTSSMFSDMLGQVLQASTGDLATENITSLLYSGDTPVFVPSYLNSEQSSLTEAISSYSSSTSTNNKTDFDEIIRKAAVTYNVPEKLISSIIKQESNFNPLATSSAGASGLMQLMPGTAKYLGVTNSLDPEQNIMGGAKYISQMLSQFDGNIETALAAYNAGPGAVKKYDGIPPYKETQNYVQKVMNYFQA from the coding sequence ATGGACATAAATGCAATGCAATCATTAGGAAGTGTGCAAAGCTCTCAAACAAACTCTTCCACTTCTTCCATGTTTTCAGATATGTTAGGACAAGTTTTACAAGCAAGTACTGGAGACTTGGCCACTGAAAATATAACTTCTTTACTATATAGTGGCGACACTCCTGTATTTGTACCATCATATTTAAACTCCGAGCAGAGTAGCTTAACGGAAGCTATCTCTTCTTATTCATCATCTACTTCTACAAATAATAAGACAGATTTTGATGAAATTATTAGGAAAGCCGCAGTAACGTACAACGTTCCAGAAAAGCTTATTTCTTCCATCATCAAACAAGAATCTAATTTCAACCCATTAGCTACTAGTTCTGCTGGAGCATCCGGACTAATGCAATTAATGCCTGGCACCGCTAAGTATTTAGGTGTTACTAATTCGTTAGACCCTGAACAAAATATAATGGGCGGAGCAAAATATATAAGCCAGATGCTTTCCCAATTTGACGGTAATATTGAAACAGCTCTTGCTGCATACAACGCCGGACCTGGTGCAGTAAAAAAATATGATGGTATCCCACCATATAAAGAAACACAAAATTACGTACAAAAAGTGATGAATTACTTCCAAGCATAA